The Priestia koreensis genomic interval ATGTATTAGCAATCAGCGCATGGCGACAAATACGTTTCATAATAATTGGGTGATCGCTTGTGATGGCATCGAGCTCTTTACGATGAATAATACGTGGAGTCTTCCACTGATTTTCATCCCATCCTTCGGCAATAATCCATTCATTATGTGGCGTTGTTTTTACTTTTTCCTCTACTAATTGCAGGACTTCCTCTGCTGATGTGGCAGCGGATAAGTCTAGTCGAAGTAACTTTTCCCCGTGCCCGATTAAATGAATGTGACTATCGACAAATCCTGGGTATAACACCTTTCCTTTCAAATTAATTTTCTCATTTATTCGATTTCCGTACTTTTCTTGTAGGGTAGCCACACTACCTGTCTCAAGAATCGTTCCGTCCTCTACTAGTATTGCTTCCACTGTTTCCAGTTCGTTTACCATTGTATAAATCGTTCCACCAAACCAAAGTGTGGCCACATTCAACATCTCCCTAAAATTTTTTCATTATTCTTATTATAATCAATTAAAGAGAAAATAGAAAAGAGTGAGCTTTCGCTCACTCTCTGTAGCCATGTTTATAATTATTTGTAGCTTCCGCCTAATTGTTGTTGAGCCATTTGAACTAAGCGTTTAGTGATCTCTCCACCAACAGATCCGTTAGCGCGAGCAGTAGCTTCAGCTCCAAGGTTTACCCCGAATTCAGAAGCGATTTCGTATTTCATTTGGTCGATAGCTGCTTGAGAACCAGCAACTACTAATTTGTTTGTGTTTGCCATGTGTGTGTCACCTCCTTGTTGAATATAGATTGTGTCAAAGCGCAAATGTTCATACATAATTTTTTTGGTAATTTTTTCTTTATGTTTAAACCATTCTTCTTTTGTCAAATAACGAACAGTTTTCACCTATAAAAAACCATTTTCTGCTCTATTTGAATCTCTACAAACACAATAAAAAAGACTATCCGTATAGGAAGTTTTCCTAGGATAGTCTTTTTTATTGTTCTGCAATCATTCAATAATTAAAACAAATCGTTCTCAACGGCAACTGTTTCTTTTTGAGTCATGTCCGTTTCACTCGTAAATTCCAACACTTCTGTATTTCTCACCGTTTCATCAATTAACGGCTCGAAATCGTAAAATGCTTCGTAACGATTGACCTTTTCACGTCTCGGTCTTGTTTTTGGTTGAGCAGGTGTAAAGATGGTACAGCAATCCTCATATGGACGGATTGAAATATCATGCGTATCAATTTCTCTTGCGATATTAATAATTTCAGTTTTATCCATTGCGATGAGCGGTCGAATAATTGGCGTATTCGTCACTTCATTAATTGCATACATACTTTCAACCGTTTGACTCGCTACTTGTCCAAGGCTTTCACCTGTTACAATTGCGAGCGCCTGCTCTTGCTCTCTGATTTTATCCGTGATACGCAGCATCATACGTCTAGTGGATGTCATCGTGTAGTTTTCAGGAACTTGTTTGTGTACAGCTTGCTGAACTTCTGTAAATGGCACAACGTGCAAGCGAACTTTGTGACCGTATTTAACAAGCTTTTGAGCAAGGTCGATTACTTTTTGTTTGGCACGCTCACTTGTAAACGGAGGACTATGGAAATGAACAGCTTCAATTTCCAAACCGCGCTTCATGGATAAGTAACCAGCTACTGGGCTATCGATTCCACCTGAAAGCATAAGCATCGCTTTACCGCCAGAACCAACTGGCAATCCTCCAGCTCCTGGATAATCAAAGCACATAATATACGTGGCTTCTGTTCGAACTTCTACTCGCAGGTTAATATCCGGTTTTTTTACGTTAACCGTTAAATTCGTTGTGTTTCGTAAAATATGACCGCCAACCTCGTGGTTAATGCCATTCGTATCAAATTCAAAATGTTTATCAGAGCGTCTTGCAGACACCTTAAATGTTGTTTCCGGTTGATCAAATTCTTCAATCGCCTTTAAAGCCGCTTCTTTAATTTGATCCATTTCTGAGTCCACTTTTAAAGCTAGACTAAAGCTTTGAATACCAAATACTTCTTGAAGCTTCGGAATCATTGGCTTTGGGTCTTCCCCTTTTAAATGAATGTACATACGATCTCTCGTTTGCTCAATTAGAATAGAGGGGAAATCAGCAAGCACATGTAAAATATGCTTACGTAAACGCGTTAAAAACTGCTTACGGTTTTGACCTTTTGTCGATACTTCACCGTATCGAATTAAAATATGATTGTACATTATCGTTTCTCCTTCACAACTTCTTTCAGTTCTTCTACTGCTTGTAAAATACCTGTTGCTGCCTTTTCAGCGTCCTCTTGCGTTGTTTGGTAGGAAAGACTGATTCGAATAGCTTGATCGGCATCTTCTCGTTTTTTCCCCATCGCAAGAAGCGTTTTACTTGGACTTTTCTTTTTTGATGAGCATGCAGACGTTGTAGATACATATATACCTTTGTCCTCTAACGCATGAACAAATACTTCCGCCTTCATTCCATGAAACGTAACATTTAAAATGTGAGGAGCACCATGTGACGGGCTATTAATCGTTAAGTGTCTTTGATCAGATAATTGACGGACTAAAATCTTACGAAGTTCTTTTATACGTTCATTTTTATCGGCCGCATTCTCAAGGGTCATTCGTAGAGCTTTAGCGAGCGCAACAACTCCAGGGACATTTTCGGTACCTGATCGAAGCTGTGACTCTTGTTCTCCACCACTTAATAAGGGAGCTAGTTTAATCCCTTCACGTACATATAAAACTCCTGTTCCTTTAAGACCATGGAACTTATGGCCCGATAAGGTGAGGAGATCAATAGAAGCCTTTTTAAAATCAAGCGGGACTTTTCCAATCCCTTGGACGTGATCGACATGAAAAATAGTCTTTGGATATTCATCCAACACGTGCCCGATTTCAGCTATCGGCTGAATAACACCTGTTTCATTATTCACATGAATAACAGAGACAAGAATAGTATCCTCACGTAAGGAATTCTTTAATTCCTCTATTGAGATGAGTCCTTCTTCATTCACCGATAGATAGGTCACGTCAAATCCCCATTCTTCTAGCTGTTTAAACGGCTGATGAACGGAATCATGTTCAATCTCTGTTGTAATAATATGTTTTCCACGGTTTTGATATTGAAAAGCGACACCCTTTATTGCCATATTATTTCCTTCTGTCCCTCCAGAAGTAAAAATAATCTCTTTTGGTGATACATGCAAAAGAGTCGCAACTTGTTCACGAGAGCGACTGAGCAATCGCTCCGCTTGTCCGCCTAGTCCGTGTAAGGACGATGGATTTCCGAAATAATCAGTGCTAACTTTCACAAACGAATCAATTACTTCTTTATATGGTTGAGTAGTGGCGCTATTATCAAGATAAATCACTGCATTTACTCCCTTTTTTAAACAGTTAATGTTAATGTCAAGTTATGATACCACAGTTGAAAATGAATGAAAATAACAGCCCCCTACGTTCTTTTATGTCAGAATATTCTTTTATCCCATGATTTATTTCGTAATGAATTGACTGAAGATGTAACAAAATAGAGGAAAGAAGAAAGTAATAGGAGGAGCTATGAAACAACATGAACTAACAAAAAAAGAATTGCTTGCTGTAGGCTTAATGCTGTTTGCTCTTTTTTTTGGCGCTGGAAATATGATCTTTCCTCCTGCTCTCGGACAACAGGCAGGAACGAATACTTTTGTGGGAATTGGCGGCTTTTTGTTAACAGGCGTCGGTTTGCCCCTATTAGGAATCATTGCTGCTTCGAGAATCAAAGGGGACTTTTCAGGGGTAGCTAAAAGGGTTCATCCTGTGTTTGGTTTATGCTTTACCTTCATCACGTACTTAACCATTGGACCGTTCTTTGGCATTCCCCGTACAGGAACAGTCGCGTTCCAAATTGGCGTCACTCCTTTTTTGAATGAAGCAGCTAAAAATAGCGGTACATACCTATTCATTTATACGGTTATTTTTTTTGGCATTACGCTTTGGCTTGCCATGAACCCTTCTAAAATCGTGGATACGGTTGGAAAAATATTAACGCCGCTTCTCCTGGGTGTACTAACACTGCTCGTCATAAAAAGTCTGATCACTCCAATGGGCTCGTTTCAGCCTCCACAACAGGCATATGCGAACGCACCATTTTTCAAAGGGTTTTTAGACGGCTACTTAACAATGGATGCCATTGCCGCCCTAGTGTTTGGCATTGTTGTTATTACGAGTATTAAAGACAAAGGAATTACGGATCCAAAACGAATCGCATCTACTTGTATGAAAGCGGGGGTAATTGCCGCTGTTGGATTAGCGCTTGTTTACATTTCTCTTGCCTACATAGGAGCATCGAGCGTGTCATCTATAGGCGTTCAAACAAACGGAGGGGACATTTTAACAAACGTAGCGAAGGTCCTATTTGGGCCCTTTGGCATCACCATTTTAGCCATCGCAATCACGTTTGCTTGCCTCACTACCTCAATCGGACTTTTAACGGCATGCGGCGAATTTCTTTCCAAACAAATAAGAGGATTGTCATACCGAGTGGCGATTATGTTGATTTCGATCTTTAGCCTAGTTGTGTCAAATGTAGGACTGACAAAGCTTATTAGCATTTCAACGCCTCTCTTAACGTTTCTTTATCCCATTGCGATTATTTTAATTATCCTGTCACTAGTCGATAAAAATTTTGGGATTTATCAAGAAGTCTATATCGGCTCCGTAACAGCAGGAGCCGTCATTAGTTTTTTTGATGCGCTGAACGCAGCACAAATTCCACTGGGCCCTATCAATCAATTTTTAACACGATATGTCCCTCTTTACGAGAACCAAATGGGCTGGCTTATTCCTTCCATTTTGGTCGGGTTCATTGGATGGATCATCGGTTATGTTCGTCGCCAAAGTGCTCAGGCTAAATAAAAAAGATCGTTCACCATGTGCGGTGAACGATCTTTTTTATTTCCGTTCGGTTAAAATACCTTGAATTCGTTGCATAGCTCCTGGCTCCACGCCTTCAATAGCACTAGCAGCTTGTTCAAGAGCCGCATGATACTCGTAGTTGCGGAACGATTCTTCCGATTGTCGCAGTGACTGTGCAACAGCAGGATGCGTACTTCTGTAACGATTGCCATATTGAATGACTTTCTCTACAAGAAATACTTCGCCTACCATTTGCTCAGTTTCTTCAAAAAGAGACTGAACAGATTCTACTGCCTGCTGCAATAAGTCATTTACAGCCTCCATCGTCAACGGCTTCTCTTCTAGCTTTAGGGATACCTCTTCTAGAAGTTGTCTAGCGACTTCTACGCGCTGTTTATATTCAACGCTTACCCCAGGAAGATTTCCTTGTTGAATAAGTCTTCTTGCTTCAATGAGCTGCTTTTTAAGATCCGTGATCTTTTCTTTTGCATGTATTTCATCTTTTCGTAACGTTTGAAGCGTTTCGACGTACTCTTTTTGAATTTCTTCAAGCTGTTGAAGCTGTTTAGATACCTCTTCTAGCTCCTCCTGAATAATGGTATAAGCTAGTTGGTGATCCGCAATTTTATTCGAAATCGTGTAATAGAGGTTTGTCAGCCTTTTCACTTCACGATCCATGCGATGGAAAACTTCTACATCTTTTTCTTGAAGGTGATAGCTTTGCTGAACAAATACCGTTTCTTCACGTAACCCTCTATTTTTTTCTTGCAATGTTTTTAAAAGATGTGAAATCGAACTTAATTCACGATTCATTTTGTGGTAAGCCATGACCTCTTGCTCCAACGAATCGTATAAGTGATCAAGACGATCATTCACATCTGCTAGCTGTACAATGGCTTCCTCGACCTGTAAATCTTCGATCAGAGCCGTAATAGCGATGGTTTGCTCTTGTAAGAACTGAACAGCTTCTTCAACCTGTAGATGATCAAGCACATATCCTTGTGCCTGCATTTCTCTGTATCCATCTAATAGCTCTTGTAATTGGGAAGGAAGCGTTGTCTGACACTCAACTAATAATTTAGGAATTTGTTCTACATACTCATTGAGAACCGTTAGATCCTCATGAATGCCGATTACAATTTCACGAGCATGTAAATAGTTCCCGTTATTCGTAGCTTCTTCAAATTCCACAAAGCGCTCTTTTACATTTTGAAGAACCTTATCCAAATTCTCTTCTGCATTTCCATATGAATGACGATGTGCGAGCACTTTTTTCTTTACGACACGGTGAAGCTCGGTCACTTCTTCAATATCATGACGATTGCTTTGCTCGCTTCCGATAAGGTTTTTTAACTCTTTTAAAATCTCTGAAATACTTTCTTCGATTTCTAAAAGCGTTTGCTCCGTATGTATAATTAATTGGTTTGCTTTTTTAAAGCGATATTTATCAGCCACTTCTTCCGTTTCCATCAGCAACTCATCGATCTTTGGAAGGTCGGTTGTAACAATATCATCCCAATCATTACGCCAGCGCTCAAACAGCTGCTCAGTCTCACCAATCATATTTAACTCTTTAACCTTTGCAATTTCTTCAGCTACAGGTTTGTTCATCAGTTCCATTTTAAAGGCTTCAAGCCGATCTACTTCCTTGTAAATCTTTTTTCTTGAATAAAATCCATAAATAATCAATCCAATAATGAGGATAATTATCGCTATAGTAAGTTCCATACTAAGCCCCCTTAAACTCCCGGTCCAATGCTACAATTTATTATGTATATGAATGGTTTAAAATACGAAATAAACTTTTTTTGTCAATGTTTTTATGATACCACGATCCTAGCTATTTTTGATGAAATTTTTATATTTTTTTGCATAAAATCTTGGTATTTTGTCGTTCCTTGTGTTTTCTTCGGTTAAAACCACTATTCTCAACATTTAAACGCCGAAAAGGCAGAAAAAATTGGCTCTTTGGAGAAATCAGTTTCTATTTTTTTTGACTCGGTGTAGTCTATTATTACACGTATCGTAACGGGAGGTAAAATGATACCTATGAAAACTGATCAACATATTCATACGCCTTATTGTCCACACGGCTCGGCAGACCCATTTGAGCGCTATATTGAACAAGCAATCAAGCAAGGCTTTCGAGTCATTTCGTTTACAGAACACGCGCCGTTGCCACCTTCATTCATCGATCCTACCCCTGATCAAGACAGCGGGATGAAACTCGAGCATTTAGAAGGTTATATTCATACCATTCAACAGCTTAAAGCATCCTTTAAGCAGGATATTCGCATTAACGTAGGGTTTGAAGTTGATTTTATTGAAGGATTTGAAGAGGAAACGAAGACATTTCTAGACACATATGGACCGGAAATTGACGACAGCATTTTATCCGTTCATTTTCTTAAAAACAACCAGACTTACTACTGCATGGATTACAGCTCGGACGTTTTTTCAGAGATGATCAACGTATTCGGAGGCGTTGAAAACGTCTATAAAGCTTATTATGACACGGTTTATAAATCCATTCTTTCTTCGTTAGGCACACACAAGCCAAAACGAATCGGTCATATGACGCTTGTTCATAAATTCCAAAAAGCATTCCCATGTCAAAAAGAGTTTTCATACGAGACCAATCGTATT includes:
- a CDS encoding alpha/beta-type small acid-soluble spore protein, with product MANTNKLVVAGSQAAIDQMKYEIASEFGVNLGAEATARANGSVGGEITKRLVQMAQQQLGGSYK
- the thiI gene encoding tRNA uracil 4-sulfurtransferase ThiI — translated: MMYNHILIRYGEVSTKGQNRKQFLTRLRKHILHVLADFPSILIEQTRDRMYIHLKGEDPKPMIPKLQEVFGIQSFSLALKVDSEMDQIKEAALKAIEEFDQPETTFKVSARRSDKHFEFDTNGINHEVGGHILRNTTNLTVNVKKPDINLRVEVRTEATYIMCFDYPGAGGLPVGSGGKAMLMLSGGIDSPVAGYLSMKRGLEIEAVHFHSPPFTSERAKQKVIDLAQKLVKYGHKVRLHVVPFTEVQQAVHKQVPENYTMTSTRRMMLRITDKIREQEQALAIVTGESLGQVASQTVESMYAINEVTNTPIIRPLIAMDKTEIINIAREIDTHDISIRPYEDCCTIFTPAQPKTRPRREKVNRYEAFYDFEPLIDETVRNTEVLEFTSETDMTQKETVAVENDLF
- a CDS encoding cysteine desulfurase family protein, whose product is MIYLDNSATTQPYKEVIDSFVKVSTDYFGNPSSLHGLGGQAERLLSRSREQVATLLHVSPKEIIFTSGGTEGNNMAIKGVAFQYQNRGKHIITTEIEHDSVHQPFKQLEEWGFDVTYLSVNEEGLISIEELKNSLREDTILVSVIHVNNETGVIQPIAEIGHVLDEYPKTIFHVDHVQGIGKVPLDFKKASIDLLTLSGHKFHGLKGTGVLYVREGIKLAPLLSGGEQESQLRSGTENVPGVVALAKALRMTLENAADKNERIKELRKILVRQLSDQRHLTINSPSHGAPHILNVTFHGMKAEVFVHALEDKGIYVSTTSACSSKKKSPSKTLLAMGKKREDADQAIRISLSYQTTQEDAEKAATGILQAVEELKEVVKEKR
- the brnQ gene encoding branched-chain amino acid transport system II carrier protein yields the protein MKQHELTKKELLAVGLMLFALFFGAGNMIFPPALGQQAGTNTFVGIGGFLLTGVGLPLLGIIAASRIKGDFSGVAKRVHPVFGLCFTFITYLTIGPFFGIPRTGTVAFQIGVTPFLNEAAKNSGTYLFIYTVIFFGITLWLAMNPSKIVDTVGKILTPLLLGVLTLLVIKSLITPMGSFQPPQQAYANAPFFKGFLDGYLTMDAIAALVFGIVVITSIKDKGITDPKRIASTCMKAGVIAAVGLALVYISLAYIGASSVSSIGVQTNGGDILTNVAKVLFGPFGITILAIAITFACLTTSIGLLTACGEFLSKQIRGLSYRVAIMLISIFSLVVSNVGLTKLISISTPLLTFLYPIAIILIILSLVDKNFGIYQEVYIGSVTAGAVISFFDALNAAQIPLGPINQFLTRYVPLYENQMGWLIPSILVGFIGWIIGYVRRQSAQAK
- the ezrA gene encoding septation ring formation regulator EzrA, with translation MELTIAIIILIIGLIIYGFYSRKKIYKEVDRLEAFKMELMNKPVAEEIAKVKELNMIGETEQLFERWRNDWDDIVTTDLPKIDELLMETEEVADKYRFKKANQLIIHTEQTLLEIEESISEILKELKNLIGSEQSNRHDIEEVTELHRVVKKKVLAHRHSYGNAEENLDKVLQNVKERFVEFEEATNNGNYLHAREIVIGIHEDLTVLNEYVEQIPKLLVECQTTLPSQLQELLDGYREMQAQGYVLDHLQVEEAVQFLQEQTIAITALIEDLQVEEAIVQLADVNDRLDHLYDSLEQEVMAYHKMNRELSSISHLLKTLQEKNRGLREETVFVQQSYHLQEKDVEVFHRMDREVKRLTNLYYTISNKIADHQLAYTIIQEELEEVSKQLQQLEEIQKEYVETLQTLRKDEIHAKEKITDLKKQLIEARRLIQQGNLPGVSVEYKQRVEVARQLLEEVSLKLEEKPLTMEAVNDLLQQAVESVQSLFEETEQMVGEVFLVEKVIQYGNRYRSTHPAVAQSLRQSEESFRNYEYHAALEQAASAIEGVEPGAMQRIQGILTERK
- the hisJ gene encoding histidinol-phosphatase HisJ, yielding MKTDQHIHTPYCPHGSADPFERYIEQAIKQGFRVISFTEHAPLPPSFIDPTPDQDSGMKLEHLEGYIHTIQQLKASFKQDIRINVGFEVDFIEGFEEETKTFLDTYGPEIDDSILSVHFLKNNQTYYCMDYSSDVFSEMINVFGGVENVYKAYYDTVYKSILSSLGTHKPKRIGHMTLVHKFQKAFPCQKEFSYETNRILDLIQEQKMQLDYNGAGLYKPLCEEPYPTDAVVKEAKKRNIPLIYGSDAHTAKDVGQGYSRLEPML